The stretch of DNA CAAACAACACGGTAGGGGCGCCGAGCACAATCTTGCCGCCGTGAGCGGTAGGGTCACCCAACCGTGCGGCGGGCTTGCCACCCAGAAGGACCGTGGTGCTCCCCATCGCAACCGTGTCGGGCAGCCCGACGCAGACGGCCATATCGCCCACAACCGAAGCGGGCATCGACGCAACGAGCACCGTCGGCGCGCCGGGGCCAGTGATCGGGCCGCCAACGTGCGGAATCGGCGGCACCCCCGGTGTCA from Botrimarina mediterranea encodes:
- a CDS encoding PAAR domain-containing protein, producing the protein MSVGISRQFNRCDYQSLNTNHFFCIMGAPAARLTDMHVCPMVTPGVPPIPHVGGPITGPGAPTVLVASMPASVVGDMAVCVGLPDTVAMGSTTVLLGGKPAARLGDPTAHGGKIVLGAPTVLFG